TGTCAGTCTTAGATACTCAAAAGCACGCGATTTGGACGACGTGTTAAGAAATGGGTAAATAAACAGTGGGATATGGGCATTAAGGAACAAGTTACGAGTTTGATCGTGAGATGCCACACATTGTAATAACGCGAGTGCATTACAAACGCGATTTGAAGCTGGAGATGACAATTGAGGAGGCGACAGAAGTGGGTAAACAGAGATGATTTCCTGTAAAAGACATGTCATGACACCAAACGAATGCCATAATATCAGAGCCAGCTCGTCGTACTGTTCACGTTTTTTCCCCAGTTCCAATAACGCTTGCTCGCGGTTTGGCCCGTGCATGAGCTCGAGAATCCATGCAAACACCCGGTCGTCGTCTGAAGTGTGTCTTTCTTCATTTCCTTGGTCAGTGGGAATTGGCAAAGGTAGACCTGTTCCAGCCTGACCCGCTGATGAATTGGCTGCGTTGATGATATTTAAAGCGCTAGCACTGATTCCAGCAGGCAGTCCAGTACCATTACCTCCGATATTGGCACCAATATTCCCACCTCCAAGGTTACCCTGTGATGGGCCCTGACTCATAAGATGTGGTTGTCCTGGGTTTTgttgtggctgctgctgttgctgctgttgttgttgatgttgtgaTTGTGACTGTGGATGATTCTGAGGCTGACCCGGACCCGGAGCTTGaccttgagcttgagcttgagcttgagcctgTTGTGGATGtaactgctgttgttgctgttgttgctgttgctgctgttgttgtggctgttgcggttgttgttgcggatgctgatgctgtgGCAGCTGAGCGTAGTTCGGGCCTGGAGGACCCTGTTCAGCTCCACCCTGCTGACGTGCCACGTTGGCGTACATTTCTATTTCTGCTCACAAATGAGCTGTGAACTGCGACCCGCGACCTGCTTGAACTGATCTCGGTTCTGTAATTGCaactttctttctttcttttatCAATCTTTCTATCGACCTTCTGATCCAATATCCAGCACCAATTACACTCGTGCTGACGGATACCGACTTCTATTCACGTTCAATACCCTGAAATCTCGTGAACCAGCGTGACTCTAACCCGACAAGCTGATCTGACTATCCTTCGAGCTTTTCAAACCTCAGTCGACAAAAAATTCCACTGAATATCGCACTGATACCAATGCAAATTCTAACAAATCGCGACACTGGATAATAACCGAGAATCCAATTCTGCCAATTTTGGTGCCGATGTCGCTATTACTGTCGG
The Sugiyamaella lignohabitans strain CBS 10342 chromosome A, complete sequence genome window above contains:
- the CAF40 gene encoding CCR4-NOT core subunit CAF40 (Component of the CCR4-NOT transcriptional complex; evolutionarily conserved; involved in controlling mRNA initiation, elongation, and degradation; binds Cdc39p; GO_component: GO:0030015 - CCR4-NOT core complex [Evidence IPI] [PMID 11733989]; GO_component: GO:0005737 - cytoplasm [Evidence IEA,IEA]; GO_component: GO:0005634 - nucleus [Evidence IEA,IEA]; GO_function: GO:0003674 - molecular_function [Evidence ND]; GO_process: GO:0032968 - positive regulation of transcription elongation from RNA polymerase II promoter [Evidence IDA,IPI] [PMID 21406554]; GO_process: GO:0006357 - regulation of transcription from RNA polymerase II promoter [Evidence IPI] [PMID 11733989]; GO_process: GO:0006355 - regulation of transcription, DNA-templated [Evidence IEA]; GO_process: GO:0006351 - transcription, DNA-templated [Evidence IEA]); protein product: MYANVARQQGGAEQGPPGPNYAQLPQHQHPQQQPQQPQQQQQQQQQQQQQLHPQQAQAQAQAQGQAPGPGQPQNHPQSQSQHQQQQQQQQQPQQNPGQPHLMSQGPSQGNLGGGNIGANIGGNGTGLPAGISASALNIINAANSSAGQAGTGLPLPIPTDQGNEERHTSDDDRVFAWILELMHGPNREQALLELGKKREQYDELALILWHSFGVMTCLLQEIISVYPLLSPPQLSSPASNRVCNALALLQCVASHDQTRNLFLNAHIPLFIYPFLNTSSKSRAFEYLRLTSLGVVGALVKNDSPEVISFLLSTEIIPLCLSIMESGTELSKTVAIFIVQKILMDDMGLNYVCQTYERFFAVSVVLSNMVAQLVALPPASSRLLKHVVRCYLRLSDNGRAREALRQILPEPLRDATFSYTLRDDAGTKRCLAQLLVNLSDNYE